The genomic stretch GGCATAGGCCCGCTCGGCCAGGTCGGCTGCAGCAGGCGAGAAGCCCGATAGGTGCTCGACGATAAAGCGCCGCCCTTCTTCCCAGCTCCACTTTTTGGGGCTCTGGCCGGGCAGTCCCACTGGAGCGAACAAATCCCACCAGTCGAGGCGCTCTTTCCCCAGCGCACGGGCTTTGCTGGCAAAGTAGCGTCGCCAGTGGGGAAAGCTCTGCACCATCACCTGCTGCAGTGCATCCAGGGTTCTTCGGCTGATGCGGTTTTCAAACAAAGCTGGAGCCAGGTCGTCTTCCCAGCCGCGCTTGCGGTTGAGGGTCGAAACCTCACCTTTGTAGCCGTTCAGGGCTGCCGAAAGGGCAATTTCGTTTGCTTTCCAGGCCGCAAGCTCGGCCTCATAAGCGGCCTTACGTACCGCCTCGTCGGGGTGCATGGCCAGGTTACGCACCGCCGAAATGGGCAGCTCTTCCCCATTCAGCACCGCTCCAATCTGGCTGGTGAGGTTGCCGTGGAGCTTGACCCAGGCCCGTCCACCTGAAAGCGAAAGTTCGGAGGCCAGCACTTCTTCTGCTTCCGACATCATGTGCTGGGAAAGCACCTTGGCTTCCTCGATTAGAATTCGGTAGTCGCCTGCCTGCACCGCCTCGGCATCCAGGCGGGCCAACCAGCGCTGAAGGCGGGGGCGTAGCTTCTGGTACTCGAGGTAGAGCAGCTCGAGCTCCGAAAGCTTGGCCTGGGCCAGGGCGTCGGAGCTATCGGCATCTACCCGCATCAAGACGTAGGCATACAGCGGCCAAAAAGTCTCGCCAAAAGCGTTGAGTCTGGCAATTAGAGCCTCGAAGGTTCCCCGGTCGGCAGCCCCTTCCGACCCACAGTGGGTTCGGATAAAATCCTGCAAATCCTGCAGTTGGCTGGCAGCCTGGCTCCAGGTAGAGCGAAACTTTTCGGATGCAAAGCCCGGGAAAATAGAGTCTAAATCCCAGGTCGGAAGTTCGGAGGTGGCTTGACTCATAGATTCAAGTATAGGGACTGGCCTGAAGCCAGGATAGCGGTTTTTGAAAATAACCTTCTGGGCTCACTTTTGCGGCTTGAAGCAGCGCTAAAAAAATGGTTTCGCTGGGGTTGTCACCTGCTGGCCGGGGCCGAAGACCTGTGGGGGTTCAAAGAAGCGCGATAAAATCCTGGGTATGCAGTTTCCGGTACGCGTTCCCATCCAGGTGCGTTTTAGCGACCTTGACACCCTAAAACACGTTAACAACGCGGTTTACCTCACCTACGACGAAGTGGCCCGGGGCCACTACCTGCGCCGGGCCGGGGCCGCCATTGATGGCGGAAACTTTGTGATGGCCAGGGCCGAGGTAGATTACGTCCGGCCCATCCTGTTTGATGACACGGTAGAAATTGCCATCCGGGTTGAAAAGGTGGGCAACTCGAGCTTCCGCACCTATAGCGAGACCTGGGCCAGCGGCGAACTGGCGGCCCGCATCAAGGTGGTGGTGGTCTGGCTGGAGGAGGGCAAACCCGCCCGCATCCCCGATAGGCTGCGCGAGGCCATTCGGGCTCTGGAAATCGAAGCGGTGGAAGGCTTGTGAGGGCGGTTCCCACGACTACGCGGATTATCGAGTTGGTGGGTTCTGCCCTCTATGAAATCTTGCTGGATTGTTCCCTTGATGTAGAGAGCCTGAGCGATAGCGGGTAAAGCCATCTATTTTTGCCAAAAACCAAAGTGAGCGTATTTGAAGGATTTCACGAGTTCTTCTCGAACAAGGCCGTCCTGGCATAAAAGGCTATTGGGCATAAAACGGCGCAGGGGGTGGGCCGTATAGCCTTGCGTCTAAACCAGCATTTACGCCCATCACCAGCTCGATGGCTTTTTCCAGCATCAGGTCGCGCCCCTCGGCCAGAGCGTACCAGTCGTCGGAGAGGTTCAGGCTGGGGGTGACGCGGTCAGGGTAAAAGCTGCCGTCTTTGCGCTGGGCCCTCGAGGTCGTCACCTGTAAACCCGAGCCGTCGCTCAGGCGCAAGAAAATGGTGGCGGTATTGCCCACCCCAGCGGTAGGCTGGCCGATGACCAGGGCTTGTCGGCCCTCTTGCAGGTCGAAGGTGAAGTACTCGGCGCACGAAGCGGTGCGCTCGTTCACCAGCAGCGCCAGCGGGCCCGTCCAGTAAACGGCCTGCACCTCGTACTGTGGGCGGTCGCGCCCTCCAAACCGGAGATAGTAATAGCCCTCTTTGAAGCCCTGCTCGCTAAAGCGCAGGTTGTCCTGCAAGCGCCGGTAGGTTTCCTTTACAAACGCACCGGCCCCCACCAGACACTCGCTCAAGACCCCGCCTCCGTTGTTGCGCAGGTCAATGACCATCGCTTTGGCCCCCGCAAGCTGGGCCTGCCGTACCAGCTCGTGGATTCGCGGCCCCACCTGCTGATACCCACTAAAGGAAGGTATGCGCAACACCGCCACTCCGTCGGGGCGGAGGCTCAGGGTAGGCAACTGCCGCAGGGAGATGATCCGGGGGTGCACCTCGAGCACCAGGCGCTGCTGGGCCCGCTGGATGGCAAGGCTCAAAGGTGCTCCCGCTGCCACGCGCTCGCGCAAAAAGTCCATTCGTTCACCCTCGGCCTGGGGTAGGGCCTGGCCGTTGATGGCCAGGATGCGGTCGCCCCGGCGCAACCCGGCTTCTTCGGCTGGGGTTTCGGCCAGCACCTCCACCACCAGCAACCCTTCCAACCCCGGCACCACCTGGAGCTGCACCCCCAGTTGGGGACGGGCGCTGCTGCTTCCGGCCAACCGCCTTTGAATCTCGGCGTAGTCTTCGGGGGTAAAGTAGCGGGTATGCCGGTCGCCATACTCGGCCACCAGCGCTTGAATTAGCGCGTAGGCTTTGTTGCTGGGGCAGCTTACCTCCTGGGCGCAGACCTTCTCGAGCTCAGCCTGGTACTTCTGCTTAAGTTCCTCTGGCCTGACCTGGGAAAAACCCCCATAATAGTCGTTCAGCAAGCGACTTACTTCGTTGAGCAAATCCTGCGCCGGGCTGGCCAGACCAAACCCGGCCCACAACATCAGCGCAGCCCCCCAAAGCCGCCAATTCCCCATAGATTATTTTTAGCGCCCAAATAGGAAAAATTGGGTTGTCTACATCACAAGGCTGCGGAGCAGGCCACTGGATTCTGAGCGGGACGATCGCAAAACAACCCTCTAGCATCCAAGTTCCCACAACTACCCTGCACGCCAGGCGCAATTTATCCAGTAGAGCAAAAGCGGTTGTACTGGGTATTCGCAAGGGCCCCCAGGTTACGGCACTGCCACCTTGCTCATTTCGCTCGAGCGAAGCATGGCGGCCCCAAAAAAACATCTCGCCTTGAATGTAGCCCTCAAGGCATGCGAAAGGTCTTTGGCTCCAGGGGCGGGTTGACCCTGGCTTGCTGCACCTTAACCTCGGCAAAGAGCACTCCGTCGGCATAAATACGGGCCCGAAAAGGGATGCGGATGCCCGCAACCAGCCGCAGGTCAGAATAAAGCACGGTAAGCTGGCCCTGGCTGTTCTGGTAGCGTTCGGCGATGAGCTGATTCTGAGCACCCACCAGGTAGATGGTCTTGCTGCCCTGGGTGCCTACCTCCACCGCCAGTCCGCTCACGTCTCCAAAGGTGCGCCGGCCCAAAATCCGCGCCATCTCGCGCCCGCTTCCCCCCAGCCGGATGCCGTACCAGGTCTGATACAGTCCGTCGCGCAGCTCCTTGGTCAGGGCTGGCTCGAGGGCCTTGCTACCCGAGATCGCACTCCAGCTTTGCCCCCCCGCTGGCGACACCTGGAGCACCTGAATCAGCCTGGGGCCATCGCGGTACTCTAGGCGAAGCCTTTTGGAGGGAAAGTCTACATACGAAACCACCGTCAGCTGGTTTTCCACCTGTGGCCCAGAAAAGGTAGTCAGAGTAGCGGTTTCCTGGTAGGTGCGCAGGCTGGCCAGGGCCTCTCCACCGTGGGCCAGGCGCAATTTCTCCAGCAACTGCGCCGCATCCGGGGCCACCTGCGCCATCGCCAGGGCGCTCATCATCAGCACAAAACCCACAAAGTACTTCCGGCTCGAGCTCATCTTGTACAGGGTATCGCAGGATTCTTTGTGTCAGGTAAGCCCCACCCCTGACCCTGCCGGGCCACCTCCCTCCCGCCCGGACTTCTCTGGATAGCCATAAAGCCACCCGGCAAAGCCAGAAAAGCCGACACCAGTCGGAATATAGTATTGCCATGCCGGAAGAAGCCAAACCCACCCCACAAGACCAGCTCTCCACCACAGCGCACCACATACGCATCGCGGGCAAGGAACTGCGCTACAGCGTGACCTGTGGAACCATGGTGCTTCGCGAAGAGTCGGAAAAAGATGGAACTGCCGAGGGGCACAGGCCCAAAGCCACCGTTTTTTTCGTGGCCTATACCAAAGACGGGGTAGCAGACCAGAGCCAGCGCCCCATTACCTTCTCCTTCAACGGGGGGCCGGGCTCGTCGTCGGTCTGGCTGCACTTAGGGCTTCTGGGCCCCAAACGGGTAGCGATGGGCGACGCCGGTGCGCTTACACCGCCGCCCTATCGGCTGGTGGACAACGAGCACACCCTGCTCGAGGAGAGCGACCTGGTGTTTATTGACCCGGTCGGCACCGGCTACAGCCGCATGCTCGAGGGAGAAAAAGCCAGGGAGTACCACGGCTTCAAGCGCGACCTCGAGAGCGTGGGCGAGTTTATCCGCCTCTATACCCACCGCTACGGGCGCTGGAGCAGCCCCAAGTACCTGATTGGCGAGAGCTACGGCACCACCCGGGCCGCGGGCCTGTCGGGCTACCTGCAGGAGCGGCACGGCATGTACCTGAACGGCCTGATGCTGGTGAGCAGCATCCTGGACTTCAGCACCGCCCGCTTCAACCCCGGCCACGACCTGCCGCACATCCTGTTCCTGCCCACCTTTAGCGCCACCGCCTGGTACCACCAAAAGCTCCCCCAAGACCTGCAAAAAAAGCCGCTAAAGGCCCTTCTGAAGGAGGTCGAGGATTTTGCCGAAGGCGAGTACACCCTGGCCCTGATGCAGGGCAGCAAGCTATCTCCGGCTGAGCAGCAGCGCATTGCTCAAAAACTCGCACGCTACACCGGCCTGTCGGAAGCCTACGTGCAGGCCTCCAACCTGCGCCTCGAGATCATGCGCTTTACCAAGGAACTGCTGCGTTCCGAACGCAAAACTGTGGGCCGGCTCGACAGCCGCTTTACCGGAACCGACCGCGATGCCGCCGGGGCTACCTTCGAGTACGACCCCAGCTACGCCGCCATCCAGGGCCCCTACACCGCCACCCTCAACCAGTACGTACGGCAAGACCTGGGCTTCCAGAGCGACCTGCCCTACGAGATTCTGTCCAGCCTCTACGAAAACTGGAGCTACAAGGAGTTCGAGAACCAGTACCTGAATGTGGCCGAAACCCTACGCAAGGCCATCTGCATGAACCCCTTCCTGCGGGTGTATGTAGGCAGCGGCTACTACGACCTAGCCACCCCCTATTTCGCCACCGACTACACCCTGAACCACCTGGGCCTGGAGCCCCACCTGCAAAAGAACATCCATGTGCACTACTACCCCGCCGGCCACATGATGTACGTGCATCAGCCCTCGCTGGCCCAGCAAGCCGCCGATTTGAAAGCCTTTGTCCGGGGACTAACAGCCACATCCACGCGAAAGAAAGCGGCCCGCAAGTAATACCAGATTCGGTTAGTTCGTCACCGACCGGTGACGAACTAACCCGACCGAAGGGAGTGCTCTAGGATTCAAAAAGATAGCCTCTTGATGTTTTTCGTTTGAAGATTTTCTTTTTGAATCCGGTATAATACCTGCCGCACACCGGCGCAACACATCGGAACTGGCGGCAGCTTGGCCCTGAGTTCAGTTGGTAGCATGGGGCCATGCGAATGGGGGTTTTGCTTACACCCGGTTTCCTCGAGGCCGAAGCGGCTTTGGTCATGGAGGTGGCCCGACTGCTGGGCTGGGAACGGTTTACCGTAGCCAGGGGCCGCACCGCGCTCGAGGGCAGCGCGGGCGCAGTCTGGACACCCAAGTACACCTTCGCCGCCCGGCCCGAGCTGGACGTGCTGGTAGTTCCTGGGGGCCCCAACATGCGCAAACTGGGGCGCGACAGCGAGCACCAGGACTGGCTGGGCGAGGTATGGGGCGGCCTGCGGGCGGTATTTGCGGGGGCCAATGCAGCGCTTTTTTTGTGGGAGGCGGGCTATGTCTCGGGTCAGGTGGCGGCCCACCCCATCGCCCAGGAGGCCCTGGCCGGAGCTGCTCTAGAGCGCAGCCAGGCACCCTACCACTGGCAGGGCAAGGTCTGCACCACCCAGGGCTACCTGGCTCTGGCCGGGGCCGTGCTGGACTGGGCTGGTTCCTCCGAGGAAGCCAGGGCCCACCTGGGCCTTCCATAGGGCTTGGGGCTTTTGCCTTTGCGCGGTTAGAATGTGGGCTTGTGTGCAGGTACAGTAGCCTGCCCAGAGGAACCACATGGCATCACTCGGAGTCGGAATCGTCGGTCTGCCCAACGTGGGCAAATCCACGCTATTTAACGCCATCACCAAAGCGGGCGCCCTTGCGGCCAACTACCCCTTTGCCACCATTGACAAAAACGTGGGGGTGGTCACCCTGCCCGACCCACGCCTGGCCGCCCTGCAAAAGCTCTTCGTGAAGGGCGAGCGGGTTCCCCCCATGGTGCCCACCCACGTGGAGTTTGTAGACATTGCCGGGCTGGTCAAGGGAGCGCACAAGGGCGAGGGCCTGGGCAACCAGTTTTTGGCCAATATCCGCGAGGTGGCGGCCATTGCCCACGTGGTGCGCTGCTTCGAAGACCCCAACGTGGTGCACGTGGCAGGCAAAGTAGACCCCCTGGACGACCTCGAGACCATCAACACCGAGCTGGCCCTGGCCGACCTCCAGACCATCGAGAAGCGCCTGGACAAGCTACGCAAAAGCGCCAAAACCGACAAGGACGACAAAGCCCTTCTGGAGGTGCTCGAGCCCCTCATAGAGCACCTCTCCCAGGGCCAGCCCATCCGCACCTTTGCCGGAGCCGATCCGGAACTTCTGAGCAAAGCCGCCCGCGAGCTGGGCCTGCTTACCTATAAGCCGGTGATTTACGTCTGCAACGTGGCCGAGGAAGACCTACCCGACGGTAGCCAGAACCCCCATGTGCAGCATGTGCGTGAGATAGCCGCCAACGAAGGGGCCGAGGTGGTGGTGGTATCGGCCAAAATCGAGGCCGAGCTGGCCGAACTCTCCGAGGAAGAAGCCCAGGAGTACCTGCGAACCCTGGGCCTGGAGGAATCGGGGCTGGATCGGCTGGTACGCACCGCCTACCACACCCTGGGCCTGCAAACCTTCTTCACCGCGGGCGAGAAAGAAGTGCGGGCCTGGACCATTCGCAAAGGCACCAAAGCCCCCCAGGCCGCCGGCGAGATTCACTCCGACCTCGAGCGCGGCTTCATCCGGGCCGAGGTCATCGAGTGGCACAAGCTGGTCGAGGCTGGCGGCTGGGCCAGCGCCAAAGAAAAAGGCTGGGTACGCACCGAAGGCAAGGATTATGTGGTGCAGGACGGCGACGTGATCCTGGTGCTGTTCAATGTGTGAGCTGTCTTCTCTTTGCTGGGGCCCCCGCCTGAAGCCGCCCTTGCATCCAGTTGGTTTTGACCTGCTCTAAATAAAGAGCTTCAGGTGGGGTTTTATACCAGATTCGGTTAGTTCGTCACCG from Meiothermus cerbereus DSM 11376 encodes the following:
- the ychF gene encoding redox-regulated ATPase YchF, yielding MASLGVGIVGLPNVGKSTLFNAITKAGALAANYPFATIDKNVGVVTLPDPRLAALQKLFVKGERVPPMVPTHVEFVDIAGLVKGAHKGEGLGNQFLANIREVAAIAHVVRCFEDPNVVHVAGKVDPLDDLETINTELALADLQTIEKRLDKLRKSAKTDKDDKALLEVLEPLIEHLSQGQPIRTFAGADPELLSKAARELGLLTYKPVIYVCNVAEEDLPDGSQNPHVQHVREIAANEGAEVVVVSAKIEAELAELSEEEAQEYLRTLGLEESGLDRLVRTAYHTLGLQTFFTAGEKEVRAWTIRKGTKAPQAAGEIHSDLERGFIRAEVIEWHKLVEAGGWASAKEKGWVRTEGKDYVVQDGDVILVLFNV
- a CDS encoding DJ-1/PfpI family protein, translated to MRMGVLLTPGFLEAEAALVMEVARLLGWERFTVARGRTALEGSAGAVWTPKYTFAARPELDVLVVPGGPNMRKLGRDSEHQDWLGEVWGGLRAVFAGANAALFLWEAGYVSGQVAAHPIAQEALAGAALERSQAPYHWQGKVCTTQGYLALAGAVLDWAGSSEEARAHLGLP
- a CDS encoding S10 family peptidase; the encoded protein is MPEEAKPTPQDQLSTTAHHIRIAGKELRYSVTCGTMVLREESEKDGTAEGHRPKATVFFVAYTKDGVADQSQRPITFSFNGGPGSSSVWLHLGLLGPKRVAMGDAGALTPPPYRLVDNEHTLLEESDLVFIDPVGTGYSRMLEGEKAREYHGFKRDLESVGEFIRLYTHRYGRWSSPKYLIGESYGTTRAAGLSGYLQERHGMYLNGLMLVSSILDFSTARFNPGHDLPHILFLPTFSATAWYHQKLPQDLQKKPLKALLKEVEDFAEGEYTLALMQGSKLSPAEQQRIAQKLARYTGLSEAYVQASNLRLEIMRFTKELLRSERKTVGRLDSRFTGTDRDAAGATFEYDPSYAAIQGPYTATLNQYVRQDLGFQSDLPYEILSSLYENWSYKEFENQYLNVAETLRKAICMNPFLRVYVGSGYYDLATPYFATDYTLNHLGLEPHLQKNIHVHYYPAGHMMYVHQPSLAQQAADLKAFVRGLTATSTRKKAARK
- a CDS encoding acyl-CoA thioesterase, with the protein product MQFPVRVPIQVRFSDLDTLKHVNNAVYLTYDEVARGHYLRRAGAAIDGGNFVMARAEVDYVRPILFDDTVEIAIRVEKVGNSSFRTYSETWASGELAARIKVVVVWLEEGKPARIPDRLREAIRALEIEAVEGL
- a CDS encoding M3 family oligoendopeptidase; this encodes MSQATSELPTWDLDSIFPGFASEKFRSTWSQAASQLQDLQDFIRTHCGSEGAADRGTFEALIARLNAFGETFWPLYAYVLMRVDADSSDALAQAKLSELELLYLEYQKLRPRLQRWLARLDAEAVQAGDYRILIEEAKVLSQHMMSEAEEVLASELSLSGGRAWVKLHGNLTSQIGAVLNGEELPISAVRNLAMHPDEAVRKAAYEAELAAWKANEIALSAALNGYKGEVSTLNRKRGWEDDLAPALFENRISRRTLDALQQVMVQSFPHWRRYFASKARALGKERLDWWDLFAPVGLPGQSPKKWSWEEGRRFIVEHLSGFSPAAADLAERAYAERWMDAPPRKGKVGGAYCTPVGQGRSRILLNHEDSFESLSTLAHELGHAYHNYCLREVPYLLRQEPMTLAETASIMNETVVGEAALRVLPPADQLGVLEGGLQSAAQVIVDIHSRFLFEQAVFARRRERELSADEFCQLMLEAQQATYGEALASYHPYMWAVKGHYYGANFYNFPYAFGLLFGLALYRRYQEEGQGFVARYDALLASVGKYPAEQLAARFGFDLESEEFWQGGMEVLLERIARFQALLG
- a CDS encoding S41 family peptidase translates to MGNWRLWGAALMLWAGFGLASPAQDLLNEVSRLLNDYYGGFSQVRPEELKQKYQAELEKVCAQEVSCPSNKAYALIQALVAEYGDRHTRYFTPEDYAEIQRRLAGSSSARPQLGVQLQVVPGLEGLLVVEVLAETPAEEAGLRRGDRILAINGQALPQAEGERMDFLRERVAAGAPLSLAIQRAQQRLVLEVHPRIISLRQLPTLSLRPDGVAVLRIPSFSGYQQVGPRIHELVRQAQLAGAKAMVIDLRNNGGGVLSECLVGAGAFVKETYRRLQDNLRFSEQGFKEGYYYLRFGGRDRPQYEVQAVYWTGPLALLVNERTASCAEYFTFDLQEGRQALVIGQPTAGVGNTATIFLRLSDGSGLQVTTSRAQRKDGSFYPDRVTPSLNLSDDWYALAEGRDLMLEKAIELVMGVNAGLDARLYGPPPAPFYAQ